TGCTGGACTTAGCTCTTTTATTGTACATGGAGTGGGTGATGAGCGGGCTCCTTCTGCCGGCCCCAAGGTAGAGTACTGGAGAAGCCGGCCCATGTCCCGCAAGCTGCAGCCCCTTTGGGTGTATCCAAGCATGTTCTACACTGATGCACACTGACCATCGCGCGCATCCACGGCTTGCTGCTCCACAAGCTCCTGATGAAAATCCCCCCCTGCAACACAGAGTAGGGGCTTTTGCAACTTGGGCGGTGCCATCGTAGCATTAACACTTAGAACATTTGTAGCAGTTTGGTGAACCAGTATCTAGAGCCTGGGAGATTAGTGCTTAGAGCTTCTTAGGAGTAGTCAAGCTTCTAGGTTAGTACTATTAATTCAGCTGTGTTGTTTAATTATGCACTGGATGATGTGTAATACTTTGAACTACCTGTTTCTTGTCTCTGCTCCAGTGACACGAGTTCTAAGCTTCTACATCGCGTTTTCTTAATTTCGTCCTAAGTCATGTCCTTGGCTTTCATCACTGGACTAGCTCGTCGATTGGAAGTTTTGGTACAATGGTAAAGAAGACAAATTGACTGTCAATGTTATTTGGAATGGATAATCAGAATTGCTTGTGCAAGATTTTACTTTGGTCAGGGGGCTAAAATATACCACTAATAGCATCAGATTCACCTCGATGCAATACTATGTTGATGTGTAATAGGTAGCTCATTCTGGCATGTTGTTGAACGATACTTTGACAAGAACCCTCCTGTGTATCTCCAGTTCCATTGCTGGTCGGCTCCTTTTCTTTGTTCAGAAAACACAGTCTGAACATGTGGTGTTTGTTCTCTTCCTCCTATGAAGTATAGACAGAGCTCCTACAAAAGAATTTGCTTTTAGCTCTGGGGCTCGAGTGATCCTGGGGCAACAAGACTACAACTTACAGTAAAAAAAGGAAATCCGAAGAGATTCATATTCCAACTTGTGTAtcagctactccctccgtaaactaatataagaccgtttagatcactattttagtgatctaaatgctcttacatttctttacagagggagtagttcataaaacGAAATGGGAAAGTAGTGGCTGCACCAATGTAGAATCATACATTTTGGAGAGGCAGTGGCGAGCCAAAGTTCAGAATGTTTTGAGATAAAAATCCAAGTCTAATTTTTAATCAGAATCCAACTAAATAATCAAAATCCAAGCGACCCCTGACAACAATTTTGTCGGATAAAAAAGAAAGTGAAATAAATCCACAGTAttatgtcagcgaggaggacgatgcTCCTTGCCAACGGAGCAGCCCCTGACAACTGAAATGAAGTGTGTGTCGACCTTCGCCGATTGCACCTCCATTGTGTCTTCCATCAATTTATTTAATTTAAGGACAGTGTAACCTCCGGTCCCGATGCGAGGCTCACGGATGCGGCGGGCGCTCGATGCGGGCGACGCGGATGGCCTGCGGTGGAATCCAGCCGAGCTGCGAATGGAGGGGGATCCAGCGGAAGCGCCGGATGCGGGTGAATCGGGGACCGATCGATCCAGTCGGCGCGCGATCCGCCTGCGAGGTATAAAGTTGGGGAGACGCGGGCGAAAATTGTGCCTCAGCTCCTGGAAACGGCTCCACTCATACATCACACGCATTCATGTCGAGGGCCGACGTCTCATCTGATGGGCAGCCCAGAAACCGTAGCTTTTCCTCGGGCAGGGCTGCAGCTCCTTCAACATGACTTTTCATGGTGGCTTGATCACGACCAGGAGGAACCAATAAATGGGCTGAGGCAAGGATTTACTGCTGAATATAAAAGAGATCTGTGGGAAGTGCATCAGTAGTATGCAAATGGAACTTTTGAGTACAGAAGTTGAGCAAAAGTTCAGAAAAAAATTCAGTCATGCAACCGAAGTAGAGCCTCTTTAGTAAGAGAACATACAGATTTTAAGTTTTTTATAGCCTGCACTGGAGGATGTAGAATTAAGTTTGTACATTTTTTGAATCATTTTCTTAGTGTACAGTCTTACTGTGTCAAGTTATTTACTGTGTGCAGATTTGCTTTTGCCATTGTTGATCACGTCATTCTCTCTGTGCTAGGAAGTGTATACATACTTATTGATTCTTAGGATCCTTTTTAGTTATGCTAAACTTACATCCTTCTGTCAACCGTTTAGTGATTATTCCGAAGGTACACTACCTATTCCTAGATGCACTTGATCACTAGATCTTGTCTGACTTGGCCTTTGTACCACACTTCATTCCAGACCAGATACTGTTAACGAGAAGTTAGTTGGTGTAATTTGTGATCAAACTTGGTGCCTGCTACTTTCAATCTAATCGCACAACTCAGTGGGTAGGCTCGGTTTGCTAGAAGCTTGACGTGCTCGCCTACTTTTTTTCGCTACTTTCATTGGTATGGCAAAGCCATGTTGTCTGTAGTAGCATAGCTTTTCTTATATAGATTTTCATAACACTGAGGTTTTTTTATGGATAACACTGGGATTTTAGATAGCTTTTTTTGTTAGAATTCTCAGACTGTTCTTAATTCTGCCGCTCTGTCTACCTGGACCTCGCGTCGCTTATTCTGAAGGAGCTGTGCGTTCTCAGCTCGTAGCCCCTGTCGACCGTCAAAGTTAATTATGATGCAATTCATAAATCGTAGTTGCTAGAAATTAAAATTTGCTGAGCCATTTTAACTATGTCCACCAAAATAGATGTTACATGCTTGGAAAAGGCTACTTAGGCTTGAGGCTTCTCAGGGTAAAGGCGTTATCTTTTTGGTTTCTTGACGCTACAAACTCTTGGCATTCAGTTAACTCTGTACTGTCCAGAACTCATCAATACTTCCAGTTGAGAATAGCAGAAGTTCTGTTAATTAACCTATAGTCTGGACTACAGTATATCACTATTATATCATGTTGTAATCATTCTGTTGTTGCACACAAGTTGGGTTTGAGAAGATTGCTGCTATTGCAGAAGCTGAGGGGATATTTGTTAGCACTAAGCAATTCAAATCGATGGTTGGGAATGGTAGTTTCCACACAAAATTTGGTTACTTACAAAGGTGCAATTGTACACATTTGAGATATAATTTATAACTAATCACTGCAACAAGATAAACACTGACCTGCTCAAATTATGGCTAGCTCTGTTTGTGAATTATGTATAGGTTGTTCGATCAGTGTTATTGTTTTCCAgtagtttatttttatttcttgttttccCGACATAAAGACTAGCATTGCATGCACAAGAAATCAGCATAATGTCCATATCGTCTTATAGCGCCTTTATGGAAGTTGATATTACAAAGCATATATTGTACAATCTAAGTTCCCCGATTGCACAAATTTACTAGATGGATGGCTCTGGTATTATGTGGCATAAATAGAAGCCATGTTAAATGTTAAGTAAACTTTACAATGGGAGCACTTTCTGTGTAGGCAAAATGACCGAATCTGAAACTTCCATATACATGAATATTTCCCGCACTATCTTCTACTGTTAGGAACAATGCCTCAAGTAATTGTTGAACCATCATGAGCTAATCTGCAGTCCCAAATTTGAAGCATAATTTCCTTTAGTATCTGCGAATTGTCCTCACACCAACTGAAGACAATTAGACCAAAGGCCAATTAGACCAAAGGAAAAACAATTTCCTGACATACTCAGTGAAAATACACCGTGCGATAGCGTTTCGAGAAATACTGTGCTAATTTGCATTCCCAAATAGCATACTTTAAGAGCCACGCTATTTTGTCATAGCATGTTGTTTTTTTTTCATTGGACATACTGCACTCATACTTTCTTGCATAATCAATTTGATTGATATATCTTCTATTGCAAACAAATATATAAGCCAAAGATGCAAATTTAATTAAGGTCCATGATTCATGTATTCTATATTTAAGAAAATTCCAAATAGACGGGCACGGCAACGcgtgccatcaatgatctagtttcTCTGATAAGCTGAATAAAATGTGGTGTTTTCTTTACCTCAGATATTTCCTTCAGGTTTTTATGCTAGTCCTGGCTCAGCGCAGCCCACTAAACAAGAGAACTCAGATAAAGGGCTTAATGGGCTGATAGGcctagcagcaaagacaacaaattcAGTTAAGTAATTTTAGTTCCATAGCATAGAACCTAGCTCCAAGACAATCCATGGCATATAAAGGGGGATTTTATCAGTCATGTCATGCTCTAGTAATTTATACAGCAGCACAAGACCATTTCAAGAAACCAttaaatgtaatgaagaacaagtgtTTGATGCAAAGGTTGATGATATGATCTAGCCGAACAGCAGACAAGATTACAAACTATAACTTCCACAAAAAGCATACAGTTGAGGTCAACCCTTAAAATTTAAAATGAACCGACAAGCCATATAATCTGATTTACATGTACATATGGTTTTTAAAGTTTCGAACAGAATACTTAAAATGCTACTCATAGTCAAAGTTCTAAAACGTTTGACTAAAGGCGTGTCTAAAACATCAGCTATTTGTGATATAAGGTAGTATACGAGATTACAAAATGGGTTTCACAAAATGATGAAACCTGGATCTATGTTGGGCATGTAAAGTGATGACCGATGAGTCATATGGATTACTGATCTTGCATGACAGTCATATAACATGTGCCAAAAAGTATATTTGATGATCATCCAAGATTAGACTTGTAGCACCACCTAACACAATCATACCAAATGATCAGTTAGAGAAGGGGAAAAACAGACACTTTACCAAAGCTATCTATGAAAGGAATGGGATGCAGCAAATCATGCCATGATACCTATAAATAGAATACCAATGAAGATCCTCATCCATCATCCTTTAATCAAATATATATATCAAAGAAAACTGGTAACCAGACATCATGAAGaccttgttcatcttctctctcctCACCCTTGCAGGTACCGATGCTGTTGCGCAGCTAGACACTACCCGTAGCCAGTGCTCTGAACAttgtcagcagcagcaacaaccatggcaacaaTGGGGGCAGCAGATGTACCCATGTGTGGAATTTCTGCAGCACGAGTGCAGCACAGTGACACTGCCATTTGTCCAGTCCCGTATGTGGCAACTTAGCAGCTGCCATATAATGCGACACCAGTGCTGCCTGCAGCTAGCACAGATCCCGGAGCAGTTCAGGTGCCAGGCCATCCATAGCGTGGCTCAAGCTATCATGCAGCCGCAGCCCCAGCGGCAAGCTCCGGTTGAGATCATGAGGATGTCGCTTCAGACCTTGCCGTCGATGTGCAACGTGTATGTGCCGGCATACTGCAACCGCCACGGCATCCCCATGGCCAGATGCAGCGGTGGATGGGTCTGTGAGTCAATGTAGTGGTGGCAGTATAAAAGTGCCCGGCATGATCATGCGTGGCCTGTACGGATGTACTAGTTGCAACTTGGAAATAACAATCAACATCTGTTTCTGAATGAATAAAGCATTTTCCTGAATAACACCGCATGTCTTGCATGGTACATGAAATCTAAGATGCATCTGACCGCACTGAACCATCACCGTACACTGTACTCTGTATGCCTCTTGTTATGTTAAACCAAAAAGTTCACAGCATGAAGAGGGAGAGTACATATGAAGAAGAGAAACCAGATCAAGGAGATATACTGACATGAACGAGCTTTATGCAAAAAGTTAACGGATTTGATACCAGTATTGGCATACCCAGACTTCTTTTTAGTACAAATGATAAACCTGAACCAAAATGCTACAATCAATTAAATGCTACGAGTCTAATTTATTGAGAAACGGAAGTGGCAGGTAAGGGTGTGCGAGCGTGCATACCTGATGCCGAGATTTGCTGGTGCCGGTGGCCGCGCTCTTCAGCGGTGGCAGCGGCTTCCTCCGGCCATCGACACACACACGGTCCATCTACTGGTGGCCCCGAGCCCAGGAGCTGCGCTGATATCCTGGCCATCTTATTGGGTTTCTACTGTGTTGAGCATCAGAAATTCAGAATCATCCACTGTACCCAAGCGACTGCCTGTTTTCTGCTAATTTTCGGCTCTGTGCTGCATAAGAATGGTGACGGTGCAGCCCATCATGGTTGCTTGGTGCTTTGTGGACGTTCTGTTTTTTGCTTCGCAGTTGTAGTCTCAACTATTGCCCCCAAAGAAATTAGAGGCTCCCCCCCTGAATCCTGTAACAATAATCACCCAAGAAAACCCAAACAGAGTTATGTATTTGACAAGTTCATCTCTACTTAGTTGCAAGTTTCAGTACAATGGTAACGAACCACCAAAACTGTCGGTGCTATTTGGAATGGAAAATCAGAATTGCTTGCACATCAATTTTACTTTGGTCAGGAATCTAAACTATACCCCTAATAGCATCAGGTTCGCCTGGATTCTTATGTAGCTGCGTTGCTGAATGACACTTTGATGAGAACCCTCATCTCTACCTTTTGCAGAAAGTGTTTTGTTCTCTTCCATGAATGAAACATAGGCAGAGCTCCTACCAAAATTACTTTTGGCTCCGGAGATCGAGTGATCCTGGGGTGACAAAAAATCCATCTTGTGTATCGGATGGTTCCTACTGTTTgtttttaccgaaaaaggctttcgtcccgctttataaataaagcaaccaccaaGCACAGAGTAACAAAATAACAATGGAACACGGCACACACCCACACAACGCCACCGCAGGCAGTGTCCAACTCACAcagacacaaacacacacagacccaAGTTTAGCTGTGGGCACAGCATAACAAGCCCAGCACAAACGCAGAACGAAACGCCCCAAgacagcggcggcggaggcgcggagACCTACTGTTTGTTTTTGGAGGATTCAAAATACATTTTGGAGAGATGGGGGTGTGCCAAAGTTCTAAAAAATTCAGGTATTATTTTTAGAATCAAAATCCAAGCCTAAAAAATTCCTAGGAGGAAAaaaaatccaattctttttcctatTCAGAAAATATCGGTCTACTTTTTTAGTACACCCTCTAATCAATGTAGGACGTTTTGGCAGTTTCATTTGGACTGCCGAAACGCTCACATGACTGAACAAACTGAAGATATGCTATGAATACATAAAAAGGATAAAGTTAACCGAATAAAAGAAATTGAAATAAAGACGGTAAAGATCCTACTTACTAGGTAAAACTGAAAAATACATCCAGATCATTTGAAGTCGTAGTCTCAATCTTCATATTTTCTTGTTTGCATCcgaacatttttgaagggcattttaggttcattgaaaaatattttagttgaatctAGTTTATTAATGTGGTGCTAGGATTTATTCATTCCACACTTCAAATTCAATTTAAATTAAAACATAATGCAAACATGATTAGCTAGCCTAAGTGCACACCAAATTAGGGATGTGACATATCATTAACCCAGTGGCCAGCTGTAGTTCTGGCTGCTTGCATCGGGTCCACGAAGGATGCCATGACGACGACCAACACAAGCAGGATGATGCAGTTAGTGCTACGGGAGGAAACCATCACTTACTTGCTtgtatattactccctctgtcccataatataagagcgtttttgacactattgTGGTGTGAAAAACGCtcatatattatgagacggagggagtacttcttacGGGATTGCAAAATCTCAGTCGATTGAGATTTAACTTACTCTAACTTGTTTTAGCCTCGCCATATTTGGTCACTTGTGTATATAGCCTTGACTTTGATCCAATACCATGTTGTTTGCGTGTCTGTACTAGGCAATTAGCTCCCCTAGCTGCTAGCTGCTATATACTCCCTTCATGCTAAAATAAACGTCTCAAGTTGTGTTAAAGTTGAGACACTAATTTTAAGAAGAGGGACTAATATACAGCTAACTAGCCGGAAAGGACTTGGCGGTGCATCGTCAACGAGGTCTCGATGAACCAATAAAAAAAGGACATCTCGACAGGGCTTTTCAGCGTCAGCTGTTACGTGCATGTAGCTGTTAGGTTTATCTCCTTCCGATCGAGCCCAACGGCTCGACGGGTCCTTgactcgcgccctgatcgggggcgcccaaccaaaccatggttggtgggcccctgtgaccTGCGCTATATAAACAGAGGTGGGGGCCGAGGCACGTTTCACGAGGTTAATCGTTGCCACAAACCCCACCGATACTCtctaccgatctagggttagcgcGGTGCTCGCGGGAAGCTCCACCACCTCACCATCTCTCTGCCATCACCGCCGTCGccatccaccatggccatctcgGCGGGATCATCGTCTAGAGAGAAGGTAAGTTCACCGAGAAGATCTAACCGACTCGATCCAAAGCACTCTATCAATGGTATCAGCCAGATCGGGTTAGGCCTTTTCGGTAGAAAGAAACAACAGTAAAAATAAATCAAAGAAAAGTTTTCCCCCTCCCCAAAGAACCCTAGAAGGGCAAAGAAATCTCAAAGAATGAATCATCAACGGAAAAAGTAGCGCCGCCGCTCCGGCCGCGCCGTTCCTCTCGATCCCGAATCGCATCGGCATGCCGAGGATCTGGGAAGAAGAACACAACCCTGCAAAGGGCAAAGGGGGCACAGCAGCCATGCCGTTCGACGGCGGCGCGCTTCTGCTAAGGGAAACGCGTCACCGGTGAAGGGGAGGCAATGGCGCCATAGATCGTCCCGGACGCACAGGAGCAGGGAACGGCTCCGTCGCGCCTCACTCGTCTCTCTCTGCCACTGGATTCGGTGTATGGGGAGAAGAGGAtgggaaaggaaaaaagaaaagggcgCCGCGGCGCGGTGTGGTGGTGGTTGACGCTGGCGCCGGCGCGCTGGCGCGGCACGATGCCCTGGCATACGAGACAAAGCGACAGATCGGTGGCTCGCACCTAGTTCTCTCTTCAACAGAGAAGGAGGgaataaagaagaagaaaaaggaagggaAAGAGAGGGTGCCGCGCGGTGGCCGTCGCCGGCGGTCGGGAGTGTCGCAGTGGAcggccggccagagcggacgccgcTACGCGCGAGGACAGAGAGGAGATCAACGAGGGGAAACGCAAATGGCTAGGGTTTTCGTCCGTAGTGAGCGGCGCTGGCAGTTTTGATCCAACGAGATCTGCGCTGGACCGTCGGATCGCGAGGGACGGCCGTGATCAAAACCCTAAGCCACATATGGGCTTTTGGGCCGAAAGGGGAAGAGCTGGCCCAGGCCAGCCGCCGCGAGCGCGCGCGGGGCGCTCGACCGGGCCGTTTTCTGCCAGGGGCGACGCGCTGACGCAAGAGTGCGGCGAGCAGGCCATGGGCCGAGTTGAGGCCGATTGCTGCCGttttgttttttgttatttttgtccAGATTTTTGGGCAGATTTTAAATAGTTTTTCTATTCAAAATCCTCCAACAAAATTTTGTTTAGAGATCCTACAAGTAAACAGAAAAGTTTCTgtaaataaaaaatagaaaaatttcagaaaaagtaatgttcatgaattttacgaagaaaataataaagttcatgaatttttatttTTTGTCAAAGAAAAGTTCCTGTAAAgagtaaaaagttcatgaattttaattCATGTTTTTCCGCTGCGTGAATTTTTAATAGTGCTCttttacaaagaaaataaaagtttagatAGAATTATATTTAAAGAGCATATTAAATTAATTATTGAAATAAAATGATTATGTTATTTTTATGACCAACTTTGTTAATAACATGATCATGgtttattattgaaaataaaagtgctttttttaaaaaaaagttaaTAGAACTAAAGTAAAAGATTAAATTGTTGCTTCTCTAATGCATTTTTGAACCAAGCGGTTAAAATTGCTTAGAGAGAGTAAAAGAGTACATAATTGTTTTCCAATAGAATATTGTAAAGTTTCTGCTGCAAAGTAAAAGTTGTATCCTCCAATTAAATTGGAACCAACGGGAAAATTTAATTGGAAGAAATGTTCTTAGCAATGTTTTTCCTCTGTGGGTGAAATAAGATGCACATAGTTTCCGCTATGACAAAAGAAAGATATTTGTTTTAAAGTTAAAatatggtattgttattttctgaccaacgTTGATGATAACAGTGCTATAATTCTATGAGTCTTATGTTCAAAGTttaaatctctgataaattttgtaTCAAAGTGATCAATTTTTAGAGACCAGATAAAGATCAAGAAATGCTCTTGAACTAGAGAAATGCATATTTCTAGTTCCCGCTGCaataaagttgatgatgatgattaatTCTT
This portion of the Triticum dicoccoides isolate Atlit2015 ecotype Zavitan chromosome 7A, WEW_v2.0, whole genome shotgun sequence genome encodes:
- the LOC119327605 gene encoding avenin-like b1, which encodes MKTLFIFSLLTLAGTDAVAQLDTTRSQCSEHCQQQQQPWQQWGQQMYPCVEFLQHECSTVTLPFVQSRMWQLSSCHIMRHQCCLQLAQIPEQFRCQAIHSVAQAIMQPQPQRQAPVEIMRMSLQTLPSMCNVYVPAYCNRHGIPMARCSGGWVCESM